In Lujinxingia sediminis, the sequence CCATGCCCGCCGAGCTGGCCGAGGAGCACGAGCGCATCGCCCGGCGACATCTGGGTATTGCCCGTCATCACGAAGATCGTCTGCTTCTCGAACTCGGCGATGATCAGGCCCGCACCAACGATGGCGAGCTCGCCGAGATCAATCGCGCCCTGGGAAGCTGGCATCAAAATCGAAGCACTGCTGCCCAACTCCCCACCGAGGAGGAGATCGACCAGATGTGGCTGCTGCGCGAGGAATTGATGAGCGCTCGCGAGCGTATGTTAGAGATTCATCTGCCCGATGAAAGCCTCGATGATACCCTCGACGACGTCCCCCCGAAGGCTCCTGGTGAGCCAGCGGATGACCCCTGGCGCGGCGAGCCCGCGCCGCCGGAGCAGTACTGAGAATGGCCTGCCGGTGAGCGTTGCGTTGCGAGGCGTGGAAGACTAAGAAGAGGGCCACTTTTTAACGCCTCGCTGCGCAGGAGACGCCATGGGCCGCAAAGACAACCAGAGCTACTACGACGAATTCGCCGCCTGGTACGAGCGTGAGCGCCACGACGGCTATCACCGCCTTATCGACGATCTGGAGGTCGACCTTGTGAGCCGTTACGGCCGCGGCAAAGACGTGCTCGAGGTCGGATGCGGAACCGGGCTGATTCTGGAGCGCGTGGCTAAGGTTGCGCGCAAGGCCGTTGGTATCGATTTAAGCCCCGGGATGCTCGAACAGGCCCGCGCGCGCGGTCTGGAGGTTGGCGAGGGCTGCGCCACTGAGCTTCCTTTCGACGATGCCACCTTCGATGTCGTTTACAGTTTTAAGGTGCTCGCCCACGTCCAGGACATCCGTAAGGCTGTCGCCGAGGCCGCCCGTGTGGTGCGTCCCGGCGGCGTGCTCCTGCTAGAGTTCTACAACCCGCGCAGCATCCGCTACCTGGCCAAGTCCCTCGGTGGTCCCCAGAAGATCTCGGAGGCCACCCGGGAATCGGCCGTCTACACGCGCTGGGACGACCCCGAGACGGTGACCTCTTACCTGCCGCAGGGCGTTGAACTGATGGAATGGGCCGGGGTGCGCGTGTTCACACCTGCGGCGTTTGTGCATAAACTTCCCGTGGTCGGCTCAGCGCTGCGCAAACTTGAGTTTGTGGCGCGCGATAGCCCCCTGAGCCGCTATGGCGGCTTTCTGGTAGCGGTGGCCCGACGTCAGGAGCTGAGCGCCGACGACATTTCCTTTCGCAACGCCGAGGCGATCGGCTAAGCTCTGGGCGGAAGACTTCGACGCTGGCGACAACCGGCCAGGATCCCCGCCCGATGAAGACCCTCTACAAAGAGCCGCTCTTTAGCGCTGACGGCCAGCTCCGCATGGAGCGTTTTACGCCGGAGTCAGCCGAGATCTTCGCCGCGCTGCTCGCGCATCTCGAGGCGATTGGTCGGCGAATGTTTCTGCCGATCGATCTGCTTCTCGTGCTGATCGACGCCGGAGATGTTGAACTGGCCCGAACCGTGGCTTCCGGGGCAGATGCTGCGTTGAGCTATGCCGATGTGCTCCCACGTCTGCGCGTTCTCGCACGTGAGCTCGACGAAGACGCCGCTGGCCAGGCTCGCATGGAGCGCTCCTGTTTCTCGCGCGGTTTTACGCGGATCCTTGAAGAAGCCTGGGAGCTTGCGCTGGGACGTGGCGGTGCCGCGATCGCGGTGGCTGACCTCTCCCGAGCGCTAACCTGGCGCGCCGAGGCAGTTGAGTCCGCCTCCATTCGATGGGCCATTCGACGGCTTGGCGAGGGCAAGGGCGATGAGCTTTTCGACGATCGCGGCATGCTTCGTTTAAGCCTCTTCGACGATGCGTCTCGCGGGATGTTGGAAGGCGCAATGACGATCGCGACCTCCCACGGAAGCTCCTTTCTCGGCACCCCCCACCTGATCGCCATGCTTGCCTCGGTACGCGACTCGGTACTCTGGCGCTCGGCGATGGCGCGAGGGCTGGAACCGGCGCGTCTGCGTGAGGAGCTGCTACGCCTGATCGGCACCAAGCCCGATGCGTTGCCCGACTTTTTGATCGGCCGCAAGACCTTGACGCCACGCATGATCCGCATGTTGCAGATCGCGCGCAGTGAGGCTGGCGAGAGCGTCAGTGAACATGATCTGGTGGTGGCTTTTCTTGCCGACGGAGGCTCGTCGCTGGAGCTGGTTCAGGCACTGGGGCTCGAGCATGATATCCGCCAGGCGCTGGGCGAGCCGAGAGTGCTGGCCGGTGCCGAGCCGGTGGAAGCTGCGGTGCGCTTTGCCGCGCGACGCCCCTCATCGCCTACCCTCGATATGCTCGGCCGCGACCTCACGCGGGAGGCCGTCGAAGGTAGACTGCCCGAGATTGTGGGGCGTGAGCGGGAGCTTGAGCGCGTCTTTAACGTCTTGATGCGCCGCGAGCAGCGCAACCCCTTGCTCACCGGTGAGGCCGGCGTCGGGAAGACCGCGCTGGCCACCGCACTCGCTCAGGCCATTGCGACCGGGAGGGCGCCGAGTCGGCTGGCCGGCCACCGCGTCATTGAGCTCAACGGTGCAAATCTGATGAGCGGCACGAGCTACCGCGGTGACCTCGAGGCTCGTATTACCACGCTGCTTGAAGAAGCCAGCCGAGACGTGATTCTCTTCATCGATGAAGCGCATGCCGTCTTCTCGCCTCGCTCCGGAAGTAACACACCGGCGGAGGTACCCAACCACTTTAAGAGCGCTCTGGCCAGTGGCACCATTGCGGTGGTCGGGGCCACCACGGAAGAAGAGTACCGCCGCTGGTTCGAGCAAGACCCCGCGCTGAAGCGGCGTTTTGAACGGGTGGAGGTGGCCGAGCCCGATGCCCCGATGGTGCGGCATATTCTCAACGCGCTGGTGCCCCATCTTCAGGACGATTACCGGGTGACCATCGCCGGGGAGGCCGTGGATGCCGCCATCGAATTGTCGACGCGCTACATCCCCGAGCAGCGCCTGCCTGACAAAGCCAAGAAAGTGTTGATGGACGCCGCCATCGCCGGCGCTCGTCAGGGTGAGAAGACCGAGGAAGGAGCCGCTGTCGTGGATCGTCGCGCCGTCGCCGAACAGATCCACGTGAAGACCGGAGTGCCCACCGAACGTCTTCTGCGCGGGGAAGTCTCCTGGTGGGTCGGGCTGGAAGAGCGCCTCGCTGAGGCCATTGTCGGTCAGGAGGCGGCCGTCTCGATGATGGCGCGCGCGCTGGTGGTCAGCCGTCTCAAACACGGAGACAGACGTCGGCCCCTGGCGACGCTGGCCTTCGTCGGACCTGCGGGAGTGGGCAAAGCGACGGCGGCTCGCGCGATGGCCCGTGAGATCTTCGGCGATGAACGCGCGTTTTTGCGCGTTGACCTCAGTGATTTTCAGGAGGCCCACGCTCTCAGCCGTCTTATCGGCTCACCGCCTGGCTATGTCGGCTACGAAGACGCCGATATGCTCGTGACTCCGCTTCGCCGCAGGCCCAGCAGCGTCGTGCTCCTCGATGACTTCGACAAGGCTCACCCACGCATTCAGGACCGGTTATTGCGCATGATGGAAGAGGGCGAGCTGGTCGATACCCGCGGGCACAGCGCCGATGCGACCAACGCCATCTTTGTGCTCAGCTTTTGTGCGCAGGCAACGCCCTCACAGCCCATCGGGTTTGGCGCTCACCAGCCCGGTCGGCTTGATGGCGTGGACGCGGAGCTCGCCACTCGGATTGAAGCGCGCGTGGATGCGCTGGTGGCCTTCCGGGAACTCTCAGGCGACGGGGCCGCAGGTGCTCGCCAGTTGCTCACGCGCCTGCTCGAGCAGTTCTGCAAGCATGCCGAGTGCGAGTATGGGCTTCGGGTGCAACTTGACGCTGCCCTGCATGAGGTTCTGGAGCGTCGGGTCAGCGCGATCGGTAACGCCCGGGCCATTGAGGCGCTGGTCGATGAGGTGGTCTACC encodes:
- a CDS encoding class I SAM-dependent methyltransferase, which gives rise to MGRKDNQSYYDEFAAWYERERHDGYHRLIDDLEVDLVSRYGRGKDVLEVGCGTGLILERVAKVARKAVGIDLSPGMLEQARARGLEVGEGCATELPFDDATFDVVYSFKVLAHVQDIRKAVAEAARVVRPGGVLLLEFYNPRSIRYLAKSLGGPQKISEATRESAVYTRWDDPETVTSYLPQGVELMEWAGVRVFTPAAFVHKLPVVGSALRKLEFVARDSPLSRYGGFLVAVARRQELSADDISFRNAEAIG
- a CDS encoding AAA family ATPase, whose translation is MKTLYKEPLFSADGQLRMERFTPESAEIFAALLAHLEAIGRRMFLPIDLLLVLIDAGDVELARTVASGADAALSYADVLPRLRVLARELDEDAAGQARMERSCFSRGFTRILEEAWELALGRGGAAIAVADLSRALTWRAEAVESASIRWAIRRLGEGKGDELFDDRGMLRLSLFDDASRGMLEGAMTIATSHGSSFLGTPHLIAMLASVRDSVLWRSAMARGLEPARLREELLRLIGTKPDALPDFLIGRKTLTPRMIRMLQIARSEAGESVSEHDLVVAFLADGGSSLELVQALGLEHDIRQALGEPRVLAGAEPVEAAVRFAARRPSSPTLDMLGRDLTREAVEGRLPEIVGRERELERVFNVLMRREQRNPLLTGEAGVGKTALATALAQAIATGRAPSRLAGHRVIELNGANLMSGTSYRGDLEARITTLLEEASRDVILFIDEAHAVFSPRSGSNTPAEVPNHFKSALASGTIAVVGATTEEEYRRWFEQDPALKRRFERVEVAEPDAPMVRHILNALVPHLQDDYRVTIAGEAVDAAIELSTRYIPEQRLPDKAKKVLMDAAIAGARQGEKTEEGAAVVDRRAVAEQIHVKTGVPTERLLRGEVSWWVGLEERLAEAIVGQEAAVSMMARALVVSRLKHGDRRRPLATLAFVGPAGVGKATAARAMAREIFGDERAFLRVDLSDFQEAHALSRLIGSPPGYVGYEDADMLVTPLRRRPSSVVLLDDFDKAHPRIQDRLLRMMEEGELVDTRGHSADATNAIFVLSFCAQATPSQPIGFGAHQPGRLDGVDAELATRIEARVDALVAFRELSGDGAAGARQLLTRLLEQFCKHAECEYGLRVQLDAALHEVLERRVSAIGNARAIEALVDEVVYRPLTELLLRGHKQGDVTLSWDASQGRATPGIKNA